One Blattabacterium cuenoti DNA window includes the following coding sequences:
- the carB gene encoding carbamoyl-phosphate synthase (glutamine-hydrolyzing) large subunit, with amino-acid sequence MNKVDKVLILGSGALKIGEAGEFDYSGTQALKALKEEGIFTILINPNIATVQTSKDIADKIYFLPLNLFFIENVIKKEKPKGLLLSFGGQTALNCGIQLLKKGIIKKYNIQVLGTSIESIIQSEDRGLFRNQLDFFKIKTAKSFVVNSINDAIDRSIEIGFPVIIRSAYTLGGLGSGYSKNINDLKKLIIKSFSFSSQIIVEEYLEGWKEVEYEIVRDKYNNCISVCNMENVDPIGIHTGESIVVAPSQTLTNYEYFFLRDLAIRIAKYFNIIGECNVQFALNSKSEDYRVIEVNARLSRSSALASKATGYPLAFIAAKLSIGYGLHELKNSVTKNTPAFFEPALDYVVCKIPRWDLNKFDRVSNKIGSSMKSVGEIMAIGGSFEEAFQKGMRMLDIGVEGFINKKKISLSKKILKKFLKNPTDKRILFIESALENGISVNEIHDLTKIDLWFLNQLHSIFKTKKTIEYFENWNDIPDELLWKAKKKGFSDLQLANIFKEKYMYEDVHDLEKKIRKYRKKRNILPYVRQIDTLAAEYPSETNYLYLTYHATQHDILYEKDKKSIITLGSGVYRIGSSVEFDWCCVNALNTINKKLYRSIMINYNPETVSTDFDVCDRLYFEELTLERVLDIIELEDPKGTIVSMGGQIPNNLVLKLYENKINILGTSPISIDKVENRSKFSKILDCLSINQPKWKELSDLDQIMKFVEKVNFPIMIRPSYVLSGSDMNVINNNKELKVYLNKKKCSIHSNYPFIITEFIKHAKEIEFDAVSQNGEILYYAISEHVEFAGVHSGDATLVFPPYSIYLSELNKIVNISKKISKYLNISGPFNIQFLYKNFDIKVIECNLRASRSFPFVSKISYFNMIDLATQVILGIKKNKINNKIFFKKNLIGVKSSQFSFSRLHNADPILGVDMSSTGEVACLGNNLNEALLKSMISVGYTIPKKNILISGGSYESKIELLTSLKLLKDKGYKLFSTEGTNNFLLKNKILSVKVFCNNKRGKDTNAIELMKNKKLDLIINIPKKNIRNKKLDHHYIIRRNAVDFNIPLLTNTRLAKAFINAFCSLSMKELLIKSWNEYTIT; translated from the coding sequence ATGAATAAAGTAGATAAAGTTCTTATACTAGGATCCGGTGCATTAAAAATAGGAGAAGCTGGAGAATTTGATTATTCTGGAACACAAGCACTAAAAGCTTTAAAAGAAGAAGGAATATTTACTATATTAATTAATCCTAATATTGCTACGGTTCAAACATCTAAAGATATTGCAGATAAAATTTATTTTCTTCCTTTAAATTTATTTTTTATTGAAAATGTTATAAAAAAAGAAAAACCAAAAGGATTATTATTATCTTTTGGAGGACAAACAGCATTAAATTGTGGTATACAGTTATTAAAAAAAGGTATTATAAAAAAATATAATATACAAGTATTAGGAACTTCTATTGAATCAATTATTCAAAGCGAAGATAGAGGTTTATTTAGAAATCAATTAGATTTTTTTAAAATAAAAACAGCAAAAAGTTTTGTAGTTAACTCAATTAATGATGCTATTGATCGTTCAATAGAAATAGGTTTTCCAGTTATTATTAGATCTGCTTATACACTTGGGGGTTTAGGTAGTGGATATTCAAAAAATATTAATGATTTAAAAAAGTTAATAATAAAATCTTTTTCTTTTTCTTCACAAATTATTGTAGAAGAATATTTAGAAGGATGGAAAGAAGTGGAATATGAAATCGTTAGAGATAAATATAATAATTGTATTTCAGTATGTAATATGGAAAATGTCGATCCCATAGGGATACATACTGGAGAAAGTATTGTAGTAGCACCTTCCCAAACTTTAACTAATTATGAATATTTTTTTTTAAGGGATTTAGCTATACGTATAGCTAAGTATTTTAATATTATTGGAGAATGTAATGTACAATTTGCTTTAAATTCTAAATCAGAAGATTATCGTGTTATAGAAGTGAATGCTAGACTTTCTAGATCTAGTGCATTAGCTTCAAAAGCAACAGGTTATCCTTTAGCTTTTATTGCGGCTAAATTATCAATAGGATATGGATTACATGAATTAAAAAATTCTGTAACAAAAAATACCCCAGCATTTTTTGAACCTGCTTTAGATTATGTGGTTTGTAAAATACCTAGATGGGACTTAAATAAGTTTGATAGAGTTTCTAATAAAATTGGAAGTAGTATGAAAAGTGTTGGAGAAATAATGGCAATTGGTGGTTCTTTTGAAGAAGCCTTTCAGAAAGGAATGAGAATGTTGGATATAGGTGTAGAAGGTTTTATCAATAAAAAAAAAATATCATTATCTAAAAAAATATTAAAAAAATTTCTAAAAAATCCTACCGACAAAAGAATTTTATTTATAGAATCTGCATTAGAAAATGGAATTTCTGTTAATGAAATACACGATTTAACTAAGATTGATTTATGGTTTTTAAATCAACTACATAGTATTTTTAAAACTAAAAAAACTATAGAATATTTTGAAAATTGGAATGATATTCCAGATGAATTATTATGGAAAGCAAAAAAAAAGGGGTTTTCTGATTTACAGTTAGCTAATATTTTTAAAGAAAAATATATGTACGAGGACGTACATGATTTAGAAAAAAAAATAAGAAAATATAGAAAAAAAAGAAATATACTTCCTTATGTAAGGCAAATTGATACTTTAGCTGCTGAATATCCTTCAGAAACTAATTATCTATACTTGACTTATCATGCTACTCAACATGATATTTTATATGAAAAAGATAAAAAATCTATTATTACATTAGGATCAGGTGTTTATAGAATAGGAAGTAGCGTGGAATTTGATTGGTGTTGTGTTAATGCACTAAATACTATTAATAAAAAGTTATATAGGTCAATAATGATTAATTATAATCCAGAAACAGTAAGTACGGATTTTGATGTATGTGATCGACTATATTTTGAAGAGCTTACTTTAGAACGTGTATTAGATATTATCGAATTAGAAGATCCTAAAGGTACTATAGTTTCAATGGGAGGACAAATACCTAATAATTTAGTTTTAAAACTTTATGAAAATAAAATTAATATATTAGGAACATCTCCTATTTCTATAGATAAAGTAGAAAATAGATCAAAATTTTCCAAAATTTTAGATTGTTTAAGTATAAATCAACCTAAATGGAAAGAATTATCTGATTTAGATCAGATTATGAAATTTGTAGAAAAAGTTAATTTTCCTATTATGATTAGACCTTCTTATGTTTTGTCAGGATCAGATATGAATGTAATTAATAATAATAAAGAATTAAAGGTATATCTTAATAAAAAAAAATGTTCTATTCATTCTAATTATCCATTTATTATCACAGAATTTATAAAACATGCAAAAGAAATAGAGTTTGATGCAGTTTCTCAAAATGGAGAAATTTTATATTATGCTATATCAGAACATGTAGAATTTGCTGGAGTACATTCGGGGGATGCTACATTAGTATTTCCTCCGTACAGTATTTATTTATCAGAATTAAATAAAATTGTTAATATTTCAAAAAAAATATCTAAATATCTTAATATATCTGGACCATTTAATATTCAGTTCTTATATAAGAATTTTGATATAAAAGTAATTGAATGTAATTTAAGAGCCTCTAGAAGTTTTCCTTTTGTTTCTAAAATTTCATATTTTAATATGATAGATCTTGCTACTCAAGTAATTTTAGGTATTAAAAAAAATAAAATAAATAATAAGATTTTTTTTAAAAAAAATTTGATAGGAGTAAAATCATCTCAATTTTCTTTTTCTAGATTACATAATGCTGATCCAATATTAGGTGTTGATATGTCATCAACAGGTGAAGTGGCCTGTTTAGGAAATAATTTAAACGAAGCTTTATTAAAATCTATGATTTCTGTTGGCTATACTATACCAAAAAAAAATATACTTATATCTGGTGGATCTTACGAGTCTAAAATAGAACTATTGACTTCGTTAAAGTTATTGAAAGATAAAGGATATAAATTATTTTCAACAGAAGGAACTAATAATTTTTTATTAAAAAATAAAATACTTTCAGTAAAAGTTTTTTGCAATAATAAAAGAGGAAAAGATACAAATGCAATTGAATTAATGAAAAATAAAAAATTAGATCTTATTATCAATATTCCAAAAAAAAATATTAGAAATAAAAAATTAGACCATCATTATATAATAAGACGTAATGCAGTCGACTTTAATATACCATTGTTAACAAATACTCGTTTAGCTAAAGCTTTTATAAATGCATTTTGTTCATTATCTATGAAAGAACTTCTTATAAAATCTTGGAACGAATATACAATAACATAA
- the carA gene encoding glutamine-hydrolyzing carbamoyl-phosphate synthase small subunit, which produces MKNINEMKGSLILEDGTKYDAIHFGYPKSSSGEVVFNTAMTGYTESITDPSYKGQILIYTYPMIGNYGVPPNLFINKKNIPISKFYESNQIHVSGLIVSYYSNAPYHWNMDQSLSNWLYNNEIPGLYNLDTRSIVKKLRKNGGPVLGKVLIENDNISFYDPNKDNLSDKVSIKKKLIYGKGKYKILLVDFGLKNNILRCLLRRNCTIVRVPWNYNFTNEKYDGLLLSNGPGNPSIYKKPIEYIRVAMKKNNPIFGICLGNQLLGIAAGGSTYKLRHAHRGHNQPVVSINTGKNFITSQNHGYVLDSDNLLSKEWKIFFENLNDGTCEGIIHNSKPFFSVQFHPEASGGPTDTDFLFDLFIDLIKKHKTKEFYKNL; this is translated from the coding sequence ATGAAAAATATTAATGAAATGAAGGGATCACTTATATTAGAAGATGGAACAAAATATGATGCAATTCATTTTGGATATCCAAAATCTTCTTCTGGAGAAGTTGTATTTAATACAGCTATGACTGGGTATACGGAAAGTATTACTGATCCTTCTTATAAGGGACAAATTTTAATATATACTTATCCAATGATTGGAAATTATGGAGTACCTCCAAATCTTTTTATTAATAAAAAAAATATACCAATTTCAAAGTTTTATGAATCTAATCAAATTCATGTATCTGGACTTATTGTTTCATATTATTCTAATGCCCCATATCATTGGAATATGGATCAATCTTTGTCTAACTGGTTATATAATAATGAGATTCCAGGGTTATATAATCTAGATACTAGATCTATTGTTAAAAAACTAAGAAAAAATGGGGGGCCTGTGTTAGGAAAAGTTTTAATAGAAAATGATAATATATCATTTTACGATCCTAATAAAGATAATCTTTCCGATAAAGTTTCTATTAAAAAAAAATTAATATATGGAAAAGGGAAGTATAAAATATTATTAGTAGATTTTGGTTTAAAAAATAATATTTTAAGGTGTCTTTTACGTAGAAATTGTACTATAGTAAGAGTACCATGGAATTATAATTTTACTAATGAAAAATACGATGGATTACTTTTATCTAATGGACCTGGAAATCCCAGTATATATAAAAAACCAATTGAATATATTCGTGTAGCTATGAAAAAAAATAATCCAATATTTGGAATATGTTTGGGAAATCAACTTTTAGGAATTGCTGCGGGAGGATCAACTTATAAATTGAGACATGCACATAGAGGACACAATCAACCAGTTGTATCAATAAATACGGGAAAAAATTTTATTACTTCGCAAAATCACGGATACGTATTGGATTCTGATAATCTTTTATCAAAAGAATGGAAAATTTTTTTTGAAAATTTAAATGATGGAACTTGCGAAGGTATTATTCATAATAGTAAACCTTTTTTTTCTGTTCAATTTCATCCAGAAGCTTCAGGAGGACCAACAGATACTGATTTTTTATTCGATCTATTTATTGATTTAATTAAAAAACATAAAACCAAAGAATTTTATAAAAATTTATGA
- a CDS encoding aspartate aminotransferase family protein, translated as MKLFNVYPILDIELNKSKGIYVFDVNGNKYLDFYGGHAVISIGHSHPYYIKLLKNQLDKIPYYSNSVFISQKEKFSCLLGEISGYKNYYLFICNSGTESNENAIKIASIHTGKKKLIAFNGSFHGRTSGSASVTDNYKVVSPFDTQHETIFIDYEDINILEKKLKNENICAVITEGLQGISGIIDPGLNFFLKVRKLCSQYNVVLIVDEVQSGYGRTGLFFSHQYYSIKPDLITVAKGMGNGFPIGGVLIHPKFKSYYGMLGSTFGGNYLSCLAGISVLEIMKNENLIENAKNMGKILLKEILNITDVIEFRGKGLMIGLKFSFPVRKLINYLIYKEHVFVGSSNNPYIIRLLPPLNINENHIELFLNKLKKSLMNIRNIK; from the coding sequence ATGAAATTATTTAATGTTTATCCAATTTTAGACATAGAGTTAAATAAAAGTAAAGGCATATATGTTTTTGATGTAAATGGTAATAAATATTTAGATTTTTATGGAGGACATGCTGTAATTTCTATTGGACATTCACATCCTTATTATATAAAATTACTTAAAAATCAATTGGACAAAATACCATACTATTCTAATAGTGTATTTATTTCTCAAAAAGAGAAATTTTCCTGTTTATTAGGTGAAATATCAGGATATAAAAATTATTATTTATTTATTTGTAACTCTGGAACTGAATCTAATGAAAATGCAATAAAAATAGCATCTATTCACACAGGTAAAAAAAAATTAATTGCTTTTAATGGATCATTTCATGGAAGAACTAGTGGAAGTGCATCTGTCACTGATAATTATAAAGTAGTTTCTCCTTTTGATACCCAACACGAAACTATTTTTATAGACTATGAAGATATTAATATTTTAGAGAAAAAATTAAAAAATGAAAATATTTGTGCAGTGATTACTGAAGGATTGCAAGGCATTTCAGGAATTATAGACCCTGGTTTAAATTTTTTCTTAAAAGTTAGAAAATTATGTAGTCAATATAACGTAGTTTTAATTGTTGATGAAGTACAAAGTGGTTATGGAAGAACTGGATTGTTTTTTTCTCATCAATATTATTCAATAAAACCAGATTTGATTACTGTAGCAAAAGGGATGGGAAATGGATTTCCTATAGGAGGAGTGTTAATACATCCAAAATTTAAATCGTATTATGGAATGTTAGGTTCAACCTTTGGAGGTAATTATTTATCATGTCTAGCAGGAATATCGGTTTTAGAAATTATGAAAAATGAAAATTTAATTGAAAATGCAAAAAATATGGGTAAAATTTTATTGAAAGAAATATTAAATATTACCGATGTAATAGAATTTAGAGGAAAAGGACTAATGATCGGGTTAAAATTTTCTTTCCCTGTTAGAAAATTAATAAATTATTTAATTTATAAAGAACATGTTTTTGTTGGATCATCCAATAATCCATATATAATAAGATTATTACCTCCATTAAATATAAATGAAAATCATATAGAATTATTTTTAAATAAATTAAAAAAATCCTTAATGAATATTAGAAATATAAAATGA
- the argC gene encoding N-acetyl-gamma-glutamyl-phosphate reductase, translating into MIKIGIVGGTGYTAGELIRLLVHHPKVDIKTIISKSSYGKLVHLIHKDLLGDINNIKFSKNLDEIIDVMFICSAHGQSKKELIHVPEYVKVIDLSQDFRIFNKFQKRNFVYGLPELKKELIKKSSNIANPGCFATSILLSILPLAIKNLIKKSIHISAITGSTGSGKKLSDTNHFSWRNNNISTYKIFKHQHLKEIIKNISEIQKDFNSEIYFIPYRGNFSRGIITTMYTNNNLSLDKNIKIYKEYYSDHPFVYVSDDVIDIKQVINTNKCFLFIKKEKNQLIIVSVLDNLLKGASGQAVQNMNLMFNLNEDCGLKLKSINF; encoded by the coding sequence ATGATTAAAATAGGAATTGTAGGAGGAACAGGATATACTGCTGGAGAATTAATAAGGTTATTAGTACATCATCCAAAAGTAGATATTAAAACTATAATAAGTAAAAGTAGTTATGGTAAACTAGTTCATTTAATTCATAAAGATTTACTAGGAGATATAAATAACATAAAATTTTCAAAAAATTTAGATGAAATAATTGATGTAATGTTTATATGTTCAGCACATGGACAATCTAAAAAAGAATTAATTCATGTCCCTGAATATGTAAAAGTTATTGATCTAAGTCAAGATTTTAGAATTTTTAATAAATTTCAAAAAAGAAATTTTGTTTATGGATTACCAGAATTGAAAAAAGAATTAATAAAAAAATCAAGTAATATAGCTAATCCTGGATGTTTTGCCACTTCTATTCTTTTATCTATTTTACCATTAGCAATTAAAAATTTAATAAAAAAATCAATTCATATTAGTGCTATAACTGGATCTACTGGATCTGGAAAAAAACTGAGTGATACCAATCATTTTAGTTGGAGAAATAATAATATATCTACTTATAAAATTTTTAAACATCAACATTTAAAAGAAATAATAAAAAATATAAGTGAAATACAAAAAGATTTTAATTCAGAAATTTATTTTATTCCCTATAGAGGAAATTTTTCTAGGGGTATTATAACTACTATGTATACAAATAACAATTTGTCTTTAGACAAAAATATAAAAATATATAAAGAATATTATTCAGATCATCCATTTGTATATGTTTCTGACGACGTTATTGATATAAAACAAGTAATAAATACTAATAAATGTTTTTTATTTATAAAAAAAGAAAAAAATCAGTTGATTATTGTTAGTGTTTTGGATAACCTTTTAAAAGGTGCTTCTGGTCAAGCTGTACAAAATATGAATTTAATGTTCAATTTAAATGAAGATTGTGGATTAAAGTTAAAATCTATTAATTTTTAA
- a CDS encoding argininosuccinate synthase domain-containing protein: MKIQVRVTYEKDTKYAYLICKKIKESAKIRGTGIAKKDPDYIKSKIKNGDAVIAFYNEELAGFSYLEVFQNEEYVVNSGLIVFPKFRKKGLAKFIKIKLFNLSREKFPNSKIFSITTSSIVIKINTELGFKPVSFNEITTSEKFWDGCKSCANFDILNRNKKKMCLCTGLLYNPNYKKKKFISNEIKLNCGDKILLAYSGGLDTSFCLKYLIKKHYEVHTVIINTGGFKKEELKKIRDRAIKIGSKSHQTIDAIEDYYQCCIKYLIFGNILKNDTYPISVGSERILQAIKISQYANLIKAKAIAHGSTGAGNDQIRFDIAFQIICPEKKTLSPIREMNISRQEEIKYLKNEGVYICWDHANYSINKGIWGTSIGGKETLTSYDNFPEEAYPTKLCKKISEKLELGFEKGELISVNKKREKSIKNIIKIEKIASGFAIGRGVHIGDTILGIKGRVAFEASAAMIIIKAHHLLEKHILTKWQIYWKKQLSEWYGMLLHEAQYLDPVMRDIETFLKSTQERLTGTVNVILYPYRFHLVGIKSKFDLMESSNTVAKYGEVNYGWTAEDVKGFTKIFSNQMKIYHQLNKSYKIKKKDD; encoded by the coding sequence ATGAAAATACAAGTTAGAGTCACTTATGAAAAGGATACAAAATATGCTTACTTAATTTGTAAAAAAATTAAAGAGTCTGCAAAAATTAGGGGGACTGGTATAGCAAAAAAAGATCCAGATTATATTAAATCTAAAATAAAAAATGGAGATGCTGTTATTGCATTTTATAACGAAGAATTAGCTGGATTTAGCTATTTAGAAGTTTTTCAAAATGAGGAATACGTTGTTAATTCTGGTTTAATTGTTTTTCCAAAATTTAGGAAAAAAGGATTAGCAAAATTTATTAAAATAAAATTATTCAATCTTTCTAGAGAAAAATTCCCAAATTCAAAAATATTTAGTATTACTACAAGTAGTATTGTCATTAAAATCAATACAGAATTAGGTTTCAAACCAGTTTCTTTTAATGAAATTACTACATCAGAAAAATTTTGGGATGGATGTAAAAGTTGTGCAAATTTTGATATTTTAAATAGAAACAAAAAAAAAATGTGTTTATGTACAGGACTATTATATAATCCTAATTATAAAAAGAAAAAATTTATTTCCAATGAAATAAAATTAAATTGTGGAGACAAGATACTTCTTGCTTATAGTGGTGGATTAGATACTTCTTTTTGTTTAAAATACCTTATAAAAAAACATTATGAAGTACATACAGTAATCATTAATACAGGAGGATTTAAAAAAGAAGAACTGAAAAAAATTAGAGATAGAGCAATAAAAATTGGATCTAAATCACATCAAACAATTGATGCCATAGAAGATTATTATCAATGTTGTATAAAATATTTGATATTTGGAAATATATTAAAAAATGATACATATCCAATTTCAGTAGGATCAGAAAGAATTTTACAAGCAATAAAAATTTCACAATATGCAAATTTGATTAAAGCTAAAGCAATTGCTCATGGTAGTACTGGAGCTGGTAACGATCAAATTAGATTTGACATAGCTTTTCAAATTATATGTCCAGAAAAAAAAACATTATCCCCTATTAGAGAAATGAATATTTCCAGACAAGAAGAAATTAAATATTTAAAAAATGAGGGGGTATATATTTGTTGGGATCATGCAAATTATTCTATAAATAAAGGAATTTGGGGTACTAGTATAGGAGGAAAAGAAACATTAACATCTTATGACAATTTTCCAGAAGAAGCATATCCAACAAAATTATGTAAAAAAATTAGTGAGAAATTAGAATTAGGATTTGAAAAAGGAGAATTAATTAGTGTGAATAAAAAAAGAGAAAAATCTATAAAAAATATTATTAAAATAGAAAAAATAGCATCAGGTTTTGCAATAGGAAGAGGAGTACATATAGGTGATACAATTTTAGGTATTAAGGGAAGAGTGGCATTTGAGGCTTCAGCAGCCATGATAATTATTAAAGCTCATCATTTACTAGAAAAACATATTCTTACAAAATGGCAAATTTATTGGAAAAAACAATTATCTGAATGGTATGGAATGTTACTACATGAAGCTCAATATTTAGATCCAGTAATGAGAGATATAGAGACTTTCTTAAAAAGTACACAAGAAAGATTAACTGGTACTGTTAATGTAATTTTATATCCTTATAGATTTCATTTAGTAGGAATTAAATCAAAATTTGACCTAATGGAATCTTCTAATACGGTAGCCAAGTATGGAGAAGTTAATTATGGATGGACAGCTGAAGATGTCAAAGGTTTTACTAAAATTTTTAGTAACCAAATGAAAATATATCATCAATTGAATAAATCATATAAAATAAAAAAAAAAGATGATTAA